From a single Planococcus shenhongbingii genomic region:
- a CDS encoding GNAT family N-acetyltransferase yields the protein MIFRKIEAKDINEADELFRACLADLLAREGFHDQELYEEEIYRLNIAVSKSLQESENQFYIAEQKSHILGTIALQSPGNMLKSMVEVEPGQFEVGCVYVHPSYQREGVGDFLFQNAIIQLNSLGKTKFYLDAGFSSSQQYWLKRLGTPSFLIEDYWEQGKPHMVWIKDIL from the coding sequence ATGATATTCAGGAAAATCGAAGCAAAAGACATTAATGAAGCGGACGAGCTCTTCCGTGCTTGTCTGGCTGATTTGCTTGCTCGAGAAGGGTTCCATGATCAGGAATTATACGAAGAGGAAATTTACAGGCTTAATATAGCGGTAAGTAAGAGTTTACAGGAATCAGAAAACCAGTTTTATATTGCCGAACAGAAAAGTCATATTCTAGGCACCATTGCCTTACAGTCTCCCGGGAATATGTTAAAGTCAATGGTTGAAGTGGAACCAGGGCAATTTGAAGTTGGATGCGTTTATGTACATCCTTCCTATCAGCGCGAAGGAGTAGGAGATTTTTTATTTCAAAATGCCATTATTCAACTGAACAGCTTAGGCAAAACAAAATTCTATTTGGATGCCGGCTTTTCAAGTTCCCAGCAGTACTGGTTGAAAAGACTAGGGACTCCCAGCTTTCTGATTGAAGATTATTGGGAACAAGGAAAACCGCATATGGTCTGGATTAAAGACATACTATAA
- a CDS encoding TVP38/TMEM64 family protein, whose amino-acid sequence MEQFEYTLETFIEGFGWLAPLLFVLLHLLRPLLFLPVILVCVIGGLVFGFWEGALLSFIGLSLMSLVSYLLVNKFPKFRKKMSELKNRMFSDRKISVGQVMILRIMPFVHFHLLSLYLMEMTKTRKEYMYYSMLGLIAPAIIYTAFGEAITEFPWYVSLTLFLVLALVYVVIGKMNQVRLNVGLTNPKKRT is encoded by the coding sequence ATGGAGCAATTCGAATATACGTTAGAAACTTTTATAGAAGGATTTGGTTGGCTGGCCCCGCTCCTTTTTGTGCTATTGCATTTATTGCGGCCTCTTTTGTTTTTGCCCGTTATTTTGGTCTGTGTGATCGGCGGTTTGGTTTTCGGTTTTTGGGAAGGGGCTTTATTGTCTTTTATCGGTCTTTCATTAATGAGTCTGGTGTCGTATTTGCTGGTCAATAAATTTCCTAAATTCCGGAAAAAAATGTCTGAATTAAAAAACCGGATGTTTTCAGACCGCAAAATTTCAGTAGGCCAAGTGATGATTTTGCGCATTATGCCGTTTGTCCATTTCCACTTGCTTTCTCTTTATTTAATGGAAATGACCAAAACCCGCAAGGAATATATGTATTATTCTATGCTGGGCTTGATTGCACCGGCTATCATTTATACGGCATTCGGTGAAGCAATTACGGAATTCCCCTGGTACGTAAGCTTGACTTTATTCCTAGTGTTGGCGTTGGTTTATGTGGTCATTGGAAAAATGAATCAAGTACGATTGAATGTGGGTCTAACGAATCCAAAAAAGCGCACCTGA
- a CDS encoding divergent PAP2 family protein, with translation MELQQMNRGIATSLSAIGIAQALKVLTHKNLTGKWDWKQAFTTGGMPSSHSAGVSALAAYVAANKGTGHTETALAVVFGTIVMYDAQGIRRHTGEIAHLVNDLEDSFVSLTGEFPSLEFERREKELKEILGHQPIEVLGGAIFGVLFGLVSAKIENDERRQKRRERRKEGAKFRIESNEIYVPAKK, from the coding sequence ATGGAATTACAGCAAATGAACAGAGGAATAGCGACCTCACTTTCAGCTATTGGCATTGCACAAGCATTAAAAGTGCTGACTCATAAGAACTTGACTGGAAAATGGGATTGGAAACAAGCCTTTACGACTGGCGGCATGCCAAGTTCCCATTCAGCTGGCGTCTCAGCACTTGCTGCTTATGTGGCAGCGAATAAAGGCACAGGACATACCGAAACGGCATTAGCTGTAGTTTTCGGCACCATTGTTATGTATGACGCGCAAGGAATCCGGCGCCATACTGGAGAAATTGCTCATCTGGTCAACGATCTAGAAGACAGTTTCGTTTCCCTGACAGGAGAATTTCCAAGCCTTGAATTCGAAAGACGGGAAAAAGAGTTGAAAGAGATTCTTGGCCATCAGCCGATAGAAGTTTTAGGCGGGGCTATATTCGGTGTATTGTTCGGACTTGTTTCTGCCAAAATTGAAAATGATGAACGCAGACAAAAGAGAAGAGAACGCAGAAAAGAAGGCGCTAAATTCCGTATCGAGTCAAATGAAATTTATGTGCCCGCAAAAAAATAA
- a CDS encoding DUF2512 family protein, with product MRHILALAIKFVMIAAVLLIILTGFFDISFADTLLISLALTLIAYAMGDLMIFRRSGERSEQTKRNSLATIADVAVAILVIWLVGEALVPSTADVITPAIISGIFIGLGEWYFHQFLDSQVFRDRNRRRSSAT from the coding sequence TTGAGACATATACTTGCATTGGCTATTAAATTCGTTATGATTGCAGCAGTCTTATTAATCATTTTAACCGGTTTTTTTGACATTTCATTTGCGGATACGCTTTTGATCAGCTTGGCTTTAACTTTAATTGCGTATGCGATGGGAGATTTGATGATTTTCCGCAGATCAGGCGAACGCTCGGAACAAACGAAACGCAACTCACTTGCCACTATCGCAGATGTAGCGGTTGCCATTCTGGTGATTTGGCTTGTGGGAGAAGCGCTTGTTCCAAGCACTGCAGATGTGATTACACCGGCAATCATCTCAGGTATTTTTATTGGGTTAGGCGAATGGTATTTCCATCAATTTTTGGACAGCCAAGTGTTCCGTGACAGAAATCGCCGCAGAAGTTCTGCAACTTAA
- a CDS encoding DUF1259 domain-containing protein, with the protein MQLVETVAEKVGHLLDAEVEGNSDKYIIKKNRTLQICTENVCFTCTLELDIFFKRMHGNGIAFNKAEILLLPEELKAFNSALIEHEITFPTSFRQWQVENPHIIAVNIESMEPPENFAARLASALQVIDNIEFQLDRTWV; encoded by the coding sequence ATGCAGCTAGTGGAAACAGTGGCAGAAAAAGTAGGACATCTTTTAGATGCAGAAGTGGAAGGGAATTCTGATAAATACATCATTAAAAAGAATAGAACACTTCAAATATGCACAGAAAACGTCTGTTTTACTTGCACCCTTGAGCTGGATATTTTTTTTAAGCGGATGCATGGCAACGGAATTGCATTTAATAAAGCCGAAATTCTTTTGTTGCCGGAAGAGTTGAAGGCTTTCAATTCTGCTTTAATCGAACACGAAATTACTTTTCCCACTTCGTTTCGCCAGTGGCAAGTAGAAAATCCACATATTATCGCAGTAAATATCGAATCGATGGAGCCGCCAGAAAATTTTGCTGCACGTCTTGCTTCTGCTTTGCAAGTCATCGATAATATAGAGTTCCAGTTGGATCGGACATGGGTATAA
- a CDS encoding GNAT family N-acetyltransferase translates to MLIRYKKSCEKIAMGLLSFMPGEKDLKKLKQTIQKYEENTDCHLYLWRKGDDFIGLIGVELEDSHFTVHHISVMPSYRGEGIGRAMVEKIQQILEPREIRASEETKEFVEMCKKVEKSNH, encoded by the coding sequence ATGTTAATCAGGTACAAAAAATCATGTGAAAAAATCGCCATGGGTTTGCTTTCTTTTATGCCGGGAGAGAAAGACCTGAAAAAATTAAAGCAAACGATACAAAAATACGAAGAGAATACCGATTGCCATTTATACCTTTGGAGAAAAGGGGATGATTTCATCGGATTGATCGGTGTAGAGCTGGAGGATTCCCATTTCACAGTTCATCATATTTCAGTGATGCCATCCTATAGAGGTGAAGGCATTGGACGGGCCATGGTAGAAAAAATCCAACAAATTCTCGAACCTCGAGAAATTCGGGCTTCAGAAGAGACGAAAGAATTTGTGGAGATGTGCAAGAAAGTTGAAAAAAGTAATCACTGA
- a CDS encoding arylamine N-acetyltransferase family protein — protein MDTVAYLKRFNAYPVEECFLQDLARLQSLHMQNIPFENLDVIREVPIYLNVENIYEKIVNQRRGGYCYEINGLFHWLLQELGFDAQLISATVQKPDGTWSKADTHAAILVNLDVPYLVDAGFGDSTISPIPLGGERHTDHSGTYTIKQADEKFYDLVRDNDGKERTLYRFSLEEKQLADFHEGCVFNQISKDSPFTHDDLVTKATPEGRVTLSDHQLTRSENGKKEKTQLSPEEKLKVLEEEFGILLNS, from the coding sequence ATGGATACGGTCGCTTATTTGAAAAGATTCAACGCTTACCCGGTAGAGGAATGTTTTTTGCAGGACCTTGCCCGCCTGCAGTCTTTGCATATGCAGAACATCCCTTTTGAAAACCTGGATGTAATCCGTGAGGTTCCCATTTACTTGAACGTTGAGAATATATATGAAAAAATTGTTAACCAAAGACGCGGGGGTTATTGCTATGAAATTAACGGGTTGTTCCACTGGCTGCTCCAAGAACTTGGATTCGATGCTCAACTGATTTCTGCAACCGTCCAGAAGCCGGATGGCACATGGTCAAAAGCGGATACCCATGCGGCAATCCTGGTGAATCTCGATGTTCCTTACCTTGTTGATGCCGGATTTGGTGATTCTACTATCAGTCCGATTCCGCTTGGAGGCGAACGGCATACCGACCATAGCGGAACTTACACCATTAAACAAGCTGACGAGAAATTCTATGACCTGGTCCGGGACAATGACGGCAAAGAGCGTACGCTCTACCGCTTCAGCCTGGAAGAAAAGCAGCTTGCCGATTTTCATGAAGGCTGTGTTTTCAACCAAATTTCAAAAGACTCTCCGTTTACCCATGATGACTTAGTCACCAAGGCGACTCCGGAAGGCCGCGTCACATTATCCGATCATCAATTGACCCGTTCGGAAAATGGAAAGAAAGAAAAAACCCAGCTTTCGCCGGAAGAAAAACTGAAAGTGCTTGAAGAAGAATTTGGCATTCTGTTAAATTCCTAA
- a CDS encoding proline iminopeptidase-family hydrolase: MEGQTNIIRLRNGFHVWTRKVGESPIKVLLLHGGPGLTHDYLENFQEYLPPEGIEIYFYEQLGSFYSDQPDQDELWNLERFCDEVEEVRLGLGLSDFYLYGHGWGGMLAIEYALKYGDSLKGLIISNITASTKSFVKSGNESRDALPAEVVEKMKSLEESGGSEGQEYENLYWEYYGKKHICRLDPKPEPVARTEKRINLNVLEPLMGDKEFDVNGALKDWDRWENLNDITRPSLVIAGRHDALYEEDIEEMGRRLPNSRVAYCEDGSLLAMWDDPNAYFKHILSFLQDVEDRKIERQKK, translated from the coding sequence ATGGAAGGACAAACGAATATCATAAGATTGAGGAATGGATTCCATGTATGGACCAGAAAAGTTGGAGAAAGCCCTATCAAAGTATTATTGTTGCATGGCGGTCCGGGATTGACACATGATTACTTAGAAAATTTCCAGGAATATCTGCCGCCTGAAGGAATTGAAATTTACTTTTACGAGCAATTGGGTTCTTTTTATTCCGATCAACCGGATCAGGATGAACTTTGGAACTTGGAACGTTTTTGTGACGAAGTGGAAGAAGTGCGATTGGGGTTAGGGCTTTCAGATTTTTATCTTTATGGCCACGGCTGGGGCGGCATGCTGGCCATTGAATACGCGCTGAAATATGGAGATTCTTTAAAAGGATTGATTATATCCAACATCACTGCAAGCACTAAATCATTTGTAAAGAGTGGTAACGAAAGCAGAGATGCGCTGCCGGCAGAAGTCGTTGAAAAAATGAAATCTCTGGAAGAGTCCGGTGGCAGCGAAGGACAGGAATATGAAAATCTGTATTGGGAATATTATGGAAAGAAGCACATCTGCAGATTGGATCCCAAGCCTGAACCTGTCGCCCGTACTGAAAAACGGATAAATTTGAACGTATTGGAGCCATTGATGGGAGATAAAGAGTTTGATGTAAATGGAGCGCTGAAAGACTGGGACCGCTGGGAGAACCTGAACGACATAACCCGTCCTTCTTTGGTGATTGCCGGTCGCCATGATGCTTTATATGAGGAAGATATTGAAGAAATGGGCAGGCGCCTTCCAAATTCCCGGGTGGCTTATTGTGAAGACGGCAGTTTATTGGCCATGTGGGACGACCCGAATGCTTATTTTAAGCACATCCTTTCTTTTTTGCAGGACGTTGAAGACAGAAAAATAGAGAGACAGAAAAAATAA
- a CDS encoding Na+/H+ antiporter, with protein sequence MDILMTVLLLISCLLISNIVSHYTPFIPTALIQVALGVLLVFIFDDITFDIETEWFLLLFIAPLLYNDGRHFPREELWKMRGPILGNAVLLVLITTVAGGYFIHWMIDDIPLSAAFALAAILSPTDPVAVNGIAQRIHIPQKVLNLVRGESLINDASGLVAFNYAVAAVVTGYFSLSEAALDFSYKFVAGAVLGLVLGLLVIWIRYILRRQGINDVTFQSLLHVMTPFIIFIITEDLLHASGVIAVVVAGIVHSLIRERTETLVAEEQMLAENIWTIMLFVLNGIVFLLLGLNIPSSMSGVLENPNINEWMLFGYVIAIALVILGLRFVWAYLFETYEYRFGKVEDSPKPSLKTTLFVSLTGVRGTVTMVGVLSIPFFLENGESFPNRSLIIFLAAGTILFTLVAATVLLPLLSRGMLEEGEQTDFLDTEEARRRILLASIKKIKAEMDEENEVAAYELMDEYKLRLQQTLSADEISSNRTKKHRRKSKEIRLIALDIEKNYIKELQNKSMDKEVYEAFEKSLERREEIIRQNIRSLTVHLQGKLIRAWKRFRGQYLKDEETRLVNMQIGKEVQLGALQAAVKKLEEYKRNSDDKEIIDSVISDYNQMMSGLKRPEAQYNEQFELQKEELRIIVMDASRAEINRMYEAGDITREQTRELRRFVNYMESITLYERGD encoded by the coding sequence ATGGATATTTTGATGACGGTATTGCTGTTGATCAGTTGTTTGCTGATTTCTAATATAGTTAGCCACTATACCCCTTTTATCCCCACTGCATTAATTCAAGTCGCGTTAGGGGTACTCCTTGTTTTCATCTTTGACGATATTACCTTTGATATCGAAACAGAATGGTTTTTGCTGCTGTTTATTGCCCCGCTTTTATACAACGATGGCCGGCATTTCCCGCGGGAAGAATTGTGGAAGATGAGAGGGCCGATCCTGGGGAATGCGGTATTGCTCGTGCTGATTACAACAGTGGCCGGTGGGTACTTCATCCATTGGATGATCGATGATATCCCGCTTAGCGCAGCTTTTGCCTTGGCTGCCATTTTATCTCCTACTGACCCAGTGGCAGTCAATGGGATTGCCCAGCGCATTCATATCCCCCAAAAAGTATTGAATCTGGTCCGGGGTGAATCGCTGATCAATGATGCCTCCGGGCTTGTCGCTTTCAACTACGCAGTGGCGGCAGTAGTGACGGGTTACTTCTCATTATCTGAAGCGGCATTAGACTTTTCATACAAATTTGTAGCTGGAGCAGTTTTAGGCTTGGTTTTGGGCTTGCTTGTCATCTGGATCCGTTATATTTTGCGCCGGCAAGGCATCAACGATGTCACTTTTCAATCACTTCTCCATGTCATGACTCCTTTTATCATTTTCATCATTACCGAAGATCTGCTGCATGCTTCGGGAGTTATCGCTGTAGTCGTTGCTGGGATTGTCCATTCATTGATCCGGGAACGAACCGAAACGCTGGTAGCGGAAGAACAGATGCTTGCTGAAAATATATGGACAATTATGCTGTTCGTGCTGAACGGCATTGTTTTTCTGCTGCTCGGATTGAACATCCCTTCTTCGATGAGCGGTGTGCTTGAGAATCCGAATATCAACGAATGGATGCTGTTCGGCTATGTAATCGCAATCGCGCTTGTTATTTTGGGTCTTCGTTTTGTATGGGCTTATTTATTTGAGACTTATGAATACCGGTTTGGAAAAGTGGAAGACAGTCCAAAGCCCAGCCTTAAAACCACCTTATTTGTCAGTTTAACAGGGGTTCGTGGAACCGTTACGATGGTCGGTGTCTTATCGATTCCTTTCTTTTTGGAAAATGGAGAGTCTTTTCCAAACCGTTCATTGATCATTTTCTTAGCCGCTGGAACGATTTTATTCACCTTGGTCGCGGCCACAGTTCTATTGCCTTTGCTGAGCAGAGGCATGTTGGAAGAAGGGGAACAAACGGACTTTTTGGATACGGAAGAAGCGAGAAGGCGTATCCTCTTGGCTTCCATTAAGAAAATAAAAGCTGAAATGGACGAAGAAAATGAAGTGGCAGCTTATGAACTGATGGACGAATACAAATTGCGGCTTCAACAGACACTTTCTGCGGATGAAATTTCGTCAAATAGAACAAAAAAACACAGAAGAAAGTCGAAAGAAATAAGATTAATAGCTTTGGATATAGAAAAGAACTATATTAAAGAGCTTCAGAATAAAAGCATGGATAAAGAAGTATATGAGGCGTTTGAAAAGTCGTTGGAACGCCGGGAAGAAATCATCAGGCAAAATATCCGCTCTCTTACCGTGCATTTGCAAGGCAAACTTATCAGGGCGTGGAAAAGGTTCAGAGGACAGTACTTGAAGGATGAAGAAACGCGCCTAGTCAACATGCAAATTGGCAAAGAAGTCCAGCTGGGAGCCTTGCAAGCAGCAGTAAAAAAACTGGAGGAATATAAAAGGAATTCGGATGATAAAGAAATTATTGATTCGGTAATTTCCGATTATAATCAGATGATGAGCGGTTTGAAACGGCCCGAGGCCCAATACAATGAGCAATTCGAATTGCAGAAAGAAGAACTGCGCATAATCGTAATGGATGCCAGCAGAGCAGAGATAAACCGCATGTATGAAGCGGGCGATATCACAAGAGAACAGACTAGGGAACTTCGAAGATTCGTAAACTATATGGAAAGCATAACGCTTTATGAACGCGGAGATTAA
- a CDS encoding HNH endonuclease — protein MNCFIVMQGETYQEEKKMGLLWTPQRDKSGMVPHSYKRMRDIKKGDRIFHYVKGYIVALSVAKENCRLGNKPIAVNMANGKEEKGYYVSVEYHELEQPLSIHEHFDELASLLPVKYAAFQEDGSGNPGYLYPCNEELAIKMLEGISMLNVYVPEEEQLELAIEVIRTTEHNPLVPLIAETILEAKTKMQRGEQQFRKRLTPLWNKSCPLCGMDLEPVLKASYAKPWKDSSDPERLDPYNGVLLCSNHDSMYSYGLITINANGKLQISATIPEEKYSDYGLSARLRIPVYPENSGYFKWHKKNIFIDKRSRIATLHEEKPVMEEINSEQEAAKKN, from the coding sequence TTGAATTGCTTTATTGTCATGCAAGGCGAAACGTATCAAGAGGAAAAGAAAATGGGTCTGTTGTGGACACCTCAACGGGATAAGTCCGGAATGGTGCCGCATTCCTATAAAAGGATGCGGGATATAAAAAAAGGCGACCGGATTTTTCATTACGTGAAAGGCTATATTGTTGCTCTCAGTGTAGCAAAGGAAAATTGCCGATTGGGGAATAAGCCGATAGCGGTTAACATGGCTAATGGAAAGGAAGAAAAGGGCTATTATGTTTCTGTCGAGTACCATGAACTGGAACAGCCTTTAAGCATACATGAGCATTTTGATGAGCTTGCCAGTTTGCTGCCGGTCAAATATGCGGCTTTCCAGGAAGACGGAAGCGGCAATCCGGGTTATCTGTATCCCTGCAATGAAGAGCTTGCCATCAAAATGCTGGAAGGCATCAGTATGCTGAATGTCTATGTGCCAGAAGAAGAGCAGCTGGAATTAGCGATTGAAGTGATCAGGACGACCGAACATAATCCTTTGGTGCCTTTAATCGCCGAAACGATACTGGAAGCGAAAACAAAGATGCAGCGCGGTGAGCAGCAATTCCGGAAACGGCTGACGCCATTATGGAATAAATCTTGTCCTCTTTGCGGAATGGACTTGGAGCCGGTGCTGAAAGCGAGTTACGCAAAACCATGGAAAGATAGTTCAGATCCGGAACGGCTTGATCCATATAACGGTGTTTTACTGTGCAGCAACCATGATTCGATGTATTCTTACGGACTCATTACCATCAACGCAAATGGCAAGCTGCAAATTTCAGCAACCATTCCAGAAGAAAAGTACAGCGATTATGGATTGTCCGCGCGTCTGCGAATACCGGTCTATCCTGAAAACAGCGGTTACTTCAAATGGCATAAAAAGAATATTTTCATCGATAAAAGAAGCCGGATTGCTACACTCCATGAAGAAAAACCGGTAATGGAAGAAATAAATTCGGAACAGGAAGCGGCAAAGAAAAATTAA
- a CDS encoding carbohydrate ABC transporter permease has protein sequence MKKSKSKNAFILVAATLLAILFLLPLIFMLFTSFKALSESMSSSALFPRAWTLENYSSIFGVAADVPVIRWLANTGIVTIAGTALVVFVDVLAAYALARLNLPGKKFFFTMVVVALTIPGIVTLFPMFYIFRELNLINTFAPLILIYSANTMGVFLVYSFLKGFPRDLEEAAVIDGASLWQILRFVIFPAIRPVVATLAVLTFLTIYNDFLWPSVVTSADEMKTVTVGVANLVQGANFVNPGRMMAATVVATLPALIIFVAANRYFVRSVISSGIK, from the coding sequence ATGAAAAAATCCAAAAGTAAAAATGCATTTATTTTAGTCGCTGCCACCCTGCTTGCAATTTTATTTCTGCTGCCTTTGATTTTCATGCTGTTCACATCGTTCAAGGCATTGAGCGAATCCATGTCATCTTCAGCGCTATTTCCGAGAGCATGGACCCTGGAAAACTACAGCAGTATTTTTGGAGTTGCGGCAGATGTTCCTGTAATTCGCTGGTTGGCAAATACAGGGATCGTAACGATTGCAGGCACCGCCTTGGTGGTATTCGTCGATGTGCTGGCTGCCTATGCATTGGCGCGCTTAAATTTGCCCGGAAAAAAGTTTTTTTTCACCATGGTAGTGGTGGCATTGACGATACCGGGCATCGTTACGCTGTTTCCGATGTTTTATATCTTCCGTGAATTGAACTTGATCAATACCTTCGCGCCGCTGATTTTAATTTATTCTGCCAATACGATGGGAGTATTTCTGGTTTATAGTTTTTTGAAAGGTTTTCCGAGAGATTTGGAGGAAGCGGCAGTTATTGACGGTGCTTCACTTTGGCAGATACTGCGGTTTGTCATTTTCCCAGCGATACGGCCGGTTGTTGCCACTTTAGCTGTTTTGACTTTCCTGACGATTTACAATGACTTCCTATGGCCATCGGTCGTCACCAGTGCGGATGAAATGAAAACGGTAACGGTTGGAGTAGCGAATCTTGTTCAAGGAGCCAACTTCGTTAACCCCGGCCGGATGATGGCGGCGACCGTTGTTGCCACATTACCCGCATTGATCATTTTCGTAGCTGCAAACAGGTATTTTGTACGCAGTGTCATCAGTTCCGGAATCAAATAA
- a CDS encoding carbohydrate ABC transporter permease, whose translation MRISKTWSIILFLPFLICFTLFLIVPFVYGLYISFHQWSIFGGNGGFVGLDNYVSILTPGNVYSNAFYNGLKNTLIFVAISVVPLVVISLALALVVDSIPDKLKVFYRTVFFISYAVSVTAVSAIFKWLFTGNGGYVNNVMNTFGLGTPNWLNDQPLAWIAILIATVWWTIGFNMILFINALDEVDQNLYEAAGLDGANWWQRFSYITFPSIKGVFVFLTIITVIASFNLYGQTLLITAGGPAQSTTSLIMVIQQVVFNQNNLGMASAMSMLMGFVMVLIVAAQYFYTFRKD comes from the coding sequence ATGCGGATTTCAAAAACCTGGTCCATTATTTTATTTTTGCCATTTCTGATCTGCTTTACCTTATTCTTAATTGTGCCATTCGTATACGGCCTTTATATCAGTTTTCATCAATGGTCTATTTTTGGAGGGAATGGGGGATTTGTCGGTCTTGATAACTACGTGTCGATCCTGACACCTGGCAATGTTTACAGCAATGCTTTTTACAATGGATTAAAGAACACGTTGATTTTCGTGGCCATTAGTGTGGTGCCGCTTGTGGTGATCAGTTTAGCTTTGGCTTTAGTGGTCGACAGCATCCCGGATAAATTGAAAGTATTTTACCGGACGGTCTTCTTTATTTCTTATGCTGTTTCCGTTACTGCCGTTTCAGCAATTTTCAAATGGCTTTTTACTGGGAATGGCGGGTATGTTAATAATGTCATGAACACTTTCGGTCTTGGCACACCGAACTGGCTCAACGATCAGCCACTTGCCTGGATTGCCATATTAATTGCGACAGTGTGGTGGACAATTGGATTTAATATGATTTTGTTCATCAATGCTTTGGATGAAGTGGACCAGAATTTGTATGAAGCTGCTGGTTTGGACGGAGCCAATTGGTGGCAGCGATTCAGTTATATTACGTTTCCTTCCATTAAAGGAGTTTTTGTTTTTTTGACAATCATAACCGTCATTGCGTCTTTCAATCTTTATGGCCAAACTTTGCTCATTACAGCTGGTGGCCCGGCGCAAAGTACAACTTCCTTGATCATGGTCATCCAGCAGGTAGTCTTTAACCAGAACAACTTAGGGATGGCTTCTGCGATGTCGATGCTAATGGGCTTTGTCATGGTCTTGATTGTAGCCGCTCAATATTTCTACACATTCCGCAAAGATTAG
- a CDS encoding extracellular solute-binding protein, whose product MKNFLLYLAIISVLILSGCGGGSGSGETADGKIELTFINGFTGGDGDYMKKITNGFNESQDKYVIKESQEKDHYTKFKTGNYDLVMIHTDLLETFKQDGMIQDISSLMETAGISPDDFHPVAKEQVTFDDGVFALPLDIHPMTMFYNKKLAPEAPQTYEDFAKLTTTLQQQDPNLFATGVPSAGLGEWFIMTVAAQNGINMVEDNHVNFSQEELADALMIYHDMIFKDKISPQGLGLDGEFQAFMKQVDEGGSAVQTATALTGPWYYQAVKEAYGDDLGIASVPVIAEQPGVYGAGHTLALPSSVTDEERMAGLAEFLKYMYTPENLINWADSGQAPTHIPTMELVEADPEKYPLSAQNIKQFESFEGAPKLYQYREQVRYVVENVYPKVVGDANITKETLMSELKKATEQAKQVAETAPQ is encoded by the coding sequence ATGAAAAATTTTTTATTGTATCTCGCTATTATTTCAGTTTTAATATTATCGGGATGCGGCGGCGGTTCTGGCAGTGGAGAAACCGCTGACGGAAAAATTGAATTGACCTTCATTAACGGGTTTACTGGCGGAGACGGAGATTATATGAAAAAAATCACCAATGGCTTTAATGAATCGCAAGATAAGTATGTAATCAAAGAATCCCAGGAAAAAGATCATTACACGAAATTCAAAACTGGAAATTATGATTTAGTTATGATCCATACGGATTTGCTTGAAACATTCAAGCAAGATGGCATGATTCAAGACATCAGCAGTTTAATGGAAACTGCTGGAATTAGCCCAGACGATTTTCATCCTGTTGCAAAAGAACAAGTGACTTTTGATGACGGTGTCTTTGCGCTGCCTCTAGATATCCATCCCATGACCATGTTCTATAATAAAAAACTGGCTCCTGAAGCTCCTCAAACCTATGAGGATTTTGCAAAATTAACGACTACGCTCCAGCAACAAGATCCCAACCTGTTTGCGACAGGGGTCCCAAGTGCAGGCCTTGGGGAATGGTTCATTATGACAGTAGCAGCTCAAAATGGAATCAATATGGTTGAAGACAATCATGTGAACTTTTCTCAAGAAGAACTGGCTGATGCGTTAATGATTTACCACGATATGATTTTTAAAGACAAAATATCTCCCCAAGGCTTAGGGCTGGATGGAGAATTCCAGGCTTTCATGAAACAAGTGGATGAAGGCGGCAGTGCCGTTCAGACGGCCACGGCATTAACGGGTCCCTGGTATTACCAAGCTGTAAAAGAAGCCTATGGAGATGATTTAGGAATCGCTTCTGTCCCAGTAATCGCAGAGCAGCCGGGTGTTTACGGCGCTGGACATACACTTGCCCTGCCTTCTTCAGTAACCGATGAGGAGCGCATGGCTGGACTTGCGGAATTTCTGAAATACATGTATACACCTGAAAATTTGATCAACTGGGCAGATAGCGGACAAGCGCCTACGCATATACCGACAATGGAATTGGTGGAAGCCGATCCTGAAAAATACCCGCTTTCCGCGCAGAACATCAAACAATTTGAGTCTTTCGAAGGTGCTCCTAAATTGTATCAGTATCGCGAACAGGTCCGTTATGTAGTAGAAAATGTATATCCGAAAGTTGTCGGGGACGCAAATATTACAAAAGAAACACTGATGAGCGAACTGAAAAAAGCGACAGAGCAAGCGAAACAAGTCGCAGAGACAGCACCTCAGTAA